In a single window of the Antedon mediterranea chromosome 1, ecAntMedi1.1, whole genome shotgun sequence genome:
- the LOC140056503 gene encoding fibrinogen-like protein A — MRDCGDILQYNPSANGGEYVIQPGDGEPEITVYCDMREDGGWMVIQRRQDGSVDFYRNWKEYKEGFGNANTEFWLGNEQINRLTADGEFELLIEMTDHLNVMKIARYSLFRIGTEDSNYVLTISGYTATLETKLFPACCVNGSCLVRFVH; from the exons ATGAGGGACTGTGGTgacattttacaatataatcCTTCTGCTAATGGTGGTGAATATGTGATACAACCAGGTGATGGAGAACCAGAGATTACTGTGTACTGTGACATGAGGGAAGATGGAGGTTGGATG GTGATACAGAGAAGACAAGATGGATCAGTTGATTTCTACCGAAATTGGAAAGAATACAAAGAGGGTTTTGGAAACGCGAACACAGAGTTCTGGCTTGGTAATGAACAAATCAACCGTTTAACAGCTGATGGCGAATTTGAGCTATTGATAGAAATGACAGACCACTTGAATGTAATGAAGATCGCAAGATATTCTCTCTTTCGTATTGGTACTGAGGACTCTAACTATGTTTTGACTATCAGTGGATACACAGCGACGCTGGAAACAAAGCTTTTTCCAGCCTGCTGCGTAAATGGTTCGTGCTTGGTACGTTTTGTTCATTAG